One genomic window of Microtus ochrogaster isolate Prairie Vole_2 chromosome 21, MicOch1.0, whole genome shotgun sequence includes the following:
- the LOC102002202 gene encoding 3 beta-hydroxysteroid dehydrogenase/Delta 5-->4-isomerase type 2 yields the protein MPGWSCLVTGAGGFLGQRVVHLLVQEKDLEEVRVLDKVFRPETKEEFFNLQTKTKVTMLEGDILDAQYLRRACQGVSVVIHTAAIIDVMGDIPRETILDINLKGTQNLLEACVQASVPAFIYTSSVEVAGPRSYKEIVMNGNEEEHLENTSTHPYPYSKKMGEKAVLAANGRTLKDGGTLHTCSLRPMYIYGEGSRFLSESIINALKNNAILSCTGKFSTANPVYVSNGAWAHVLAARGLRDPKKSPNIQGQFYYISDDTPHQSYDDLNYNLSKKWGFQLDSRWSPPLPLLYWLGFLLEVVSFLLRPIYNYRPPFTRHFITLSNSVFTFSYKKAQRDLGYEPVVSWEEAREKTSEWIGSLVQQHKGTLNTKTQ from the exons ATGCCTGGGTGGAGCTGCTTGGTGACAGGGGCAGGAGGGTTTCTGGGCCAGAGGGTCGTCCACTTGCTGGTACAGGAGAAGGATCTGGAAGAGGTCAGAGTCCTGGATAAGGTCTTCAGGCCGGAAACCAAGGAGGAATTTTTCA ACCTACAGACAAAGACCAAGGTGACCATGCTGGAAGGAGACATCCTGGATGCCCAGTACTTGAGGAGAGCCTGCCAAGGCGTCTCCGTTGTCATTCATACCGCGGCCATCATTGATGTCATGGGTGACATTCCCAGAGAGACCATCCTGGATATTAATCTGAAAG GAACCCAGAACCTGTTGGAGGCCTGTGTCCAGGCAAGTGTGCCAGCCTTCATCTACACCAGTTCAGTTGAGGTTGCAGGGCCCAGGTCCTACAAGGAGATTGTCATGAACGGCAATGAAGAGGAACACCTTGAAAACACAAGCACTCACCCATACCCATACAGCAAGAAGATGGGTGAGAAGGCAGTGCTGGCAGCCAATGGGCGCACCCTGAAAGATGGAGGCACATTGCATACTTGTTCCTTAAGGCCTATGTACATCTACGGGGAGGGAAGCCGATTCCTTTCTGAGTCAATAATTAATGCCCTCAAGAATAATGCTATTCTGAGCTGTACTGGCAAATTCTCCACAGCCAACCCAGTGTATGTGAGCAATGGGGCCTGGGCACACGTTCTGGCTGCCAGGGGCCTACGAGACCCCAAGAAGTCACCAAACATCCAAGGACAGTTCTACTATATTTCAGATGACACTCCTCACCAAAGCTATGATGATTTAAATTACAACCTGAGCAAGAAATGGGGTTTCCAGCTTGATTCCAGATGGAGCCCTCCTCTCCCCCTGCTGTACTGGCTTGGCTTCCTGCTGGAAGTGGTGAGCTTCCTGCTGCGTCCAATCTACAACTACCGGCCTCCCTTCACCCGCCACTTCATCACACTGTCAAATAGTGTGTTCACCTTCTCCTACAAGAAAGCTCAGCGAGATCTAGGCTATGAGCCTGTTGTCAGCTGGGAGGAAGCCAGGGAGAAAACTTCAGAGTGGATTGGGTCACTAGTGCAGCAGCACAAGGGGACACTGAACACAAAGACTCAGTGA